The stretch of DNA CCGACTCGACCACGCCGACCGCGTCCGCCGGATCCAAGAAAGCGGACGCCAAGGCCGGCCCCGAGGAAGGCCCCAAGGACGGCCCCAAGGACGCCGGTTCCCCGTCCGGGGCGGCCGAGGAGCCCGAGTGGGACGGGAAGGTCCGGGTGCTCGGCGACGGCTCCACCTCCTACACCGGTCCGCAGAAGGCCGAGTGGAAGCCGAAGCCGCTCAAACCCGGCGAGAAACCGCCGCAGTTCGTGGTCTTCTCCTGGGACGGCGCCCTGGAGGGCGACGACCGCCTGTTCTCGCACTACCGCGAGCTGGCCAAGGAGTACGACGCCCACATGACCTTCTTCCTCACGGGCATCTACCTGCTGCCCAAGGCCAAGAAGGACCTCTACCACCCGCCGCAGCACTCGGCGGGCGCCGCCGCCATCGACTACGCCACCGTGGACCACATCCGCACCACCCTGGAGCAGCTCGGCGCGGCGTACGAGGACGGCAACGAGATCGGCACCCACTTCAACGGCCACTTCTGCGGCGCCAAGGGCGGCGGCGACTGGAGCGTCAAGGAGTGGAAGAGCGAGATCGACCAGTTCTACTCCTTCGCGGAGAAGTGGAAGACCAACAGCGGCCTCACCGACGTCCCGCCGCTGCCCTTCGACTTCAGGAAGGAGATCACCGGCGGACGCGCGCCCTGCCTGGAGGGGCAGCCCAACCTGCTGAAGGCCATCAAGGACTACGGCTGGCGCTACGACGCCAGTTCGCCCGGCGACTTCCAGATCTGGCCGTCGAAGAAGGAGGGCATCTGGGACTTCCCGCTCCAGATGCTCCCCTACGAGGACGGCAAGTACCAGGGCCTGTCGATGGACTTCAACTTCCTCTACAACCAGTCCAACGGTGAGACCCAGGGCGATCCGGCCAACTTCCCGCAGTGGGAGCAGCAGACCGTCGACTCCTACATGGCCGGATTCAACCGCGTCTACTACGGCAGCCGGGCGCCCCTGTTCGTCGGCAACCACTTCGAGGACTGGAACGGCGGCATCTACATGAAGGCCATCGACCAGGTCGTCAAGAACATCTGCACCAAGAAGGACGTCAAGTGCGTCTCGTTCCGGGAGCTCGCCGACTGGCTGGACGTCCAGAAGCCGGAGACGCTGCAACGGTTGCGCGCCCTGGACCCGGCTCAGTCCCCCGACTGGTCGTCGGTGGTCAACTGACGTGCAGGACGGGCGAGTTCCACTTGTGGCCCCCGCTCCACAGCAGCTCCACACCGCATGCGAAGATGCCGTCGCCCGGTAGGTCTACCGGCGTAGAGGGGAACACCATTGAAATCAAGAAAATTAAGCCGTAAACGGCGTCGCGCCACCATAGTCTCGGCGGCGGCCGCCTCGGTCGTCGCCGGCGTGGCGCTGGCGCCCAACTGGAGCGCGGGCGCGGCGGTCACCGACGACCCGACGGTGGACGCGGCCACCAGGGCCACCTTCCAGAAGCTGGCCGACGCGGTCTTCACCGACCGCACCCAGGCCCTGGTGGACGACGCCCCGGGAAGCAGGGGACGCCACCACCGGCTGACGTCCGGCTTCTCCGGCAAGGTCCGCCTGTCCGGCACGCAGTCGCGCGAGGAGACCTCCGCCCTGGACCAACTGCGCGGCCGCAAGGCGCGGCTCGCGAAGCTGGGTGAGAAGTACAGCGCCGCCAAGACCAGCGTGTCGCTGGACGCCACCCAGGTGAAGGGCCGCGACGCCAAGGTCGCCGTCACCGAGACCACGACCCTGACGTACCGGAGGGTCCGCGGCAACGAGCCGAAGACCACCGGCTTCCAGGCCCACCACGAGCTGACGTTCAGGGCCGACCAGCAGGGCAACTGGCAGCTGACGCGCATCCGCGACACGGACGACGGCGTCGCCGTCAACCAGATCGCCGCACCGCCCGTGGTCACGCCGCCGACCGCGAAGCCGTCGACCACGGCACCGACCGCGAAGGCCTCGACCAAGGCGCCCACCCCGGCTCCGACCACCCCGGCTCCGACCACCGCGGCTCCGACCACCGCGGCCCCGGCTGCCTCCAGCACGGCCCCCAGCGTCGCCGCCGACGGCAACCCGCCGTCGGCCCCCCGCGCGGCCATCACCACGAAGCCGCCCGCCGCGCCGAAGAACCTCTCCGGCGGCGCCTACGACTACAAGGCCATGGCGGCGTACGCGACGAAGTACTGGAACAACTACAACCCCGACTACCCCGACTTCAACGGGGCGGGAGCCGGCGGCGACTGCACCAACTTCGTCAGCCAGTCCCTCAAGGCGGGCGGCTGGAAGCACGAACCCGGCTACACGTACGACTTCCACAAGTGGTTCGGGAACTCCGAGATCCAGTCGGACTCGTTCGTCGGCGTCAACGAGTTCTCCTGGTTCGCCCTGTCCTCCAAGCGGGTCACCAGCCTCGCCAACGTCTACCAGATGGACATCGGCGACGTGCTCCAGGTGGACTTCAACCGGGACGGGTCCAAGGACCACTCCATGATCGTCACGTCCCGCACCGCGCAGGGCGTGCCGTACCTGTCGTACCACTCCACCAACACCTACAACAGGTCGGTGGCGAGCATCATCGCCTCCTACCCGGACGCGTACTACTACGCCTACCGGACCTGAGCGGTGCCTTCCGGGAGCGGGGAGCGGGCCGTCAGTGGCCGGCTCCCCGCTCCTCGCGGATCCGGGACACCACCGCGGCCACCGTCTGCCGGACCGCCTCGGTCTCCGTCAGGAAGTGCCAGTAGTCGGGATGGCGGCCCTCCAGCGTGGCCACCGCCCGCTCCAGCCGGCCCACCGAGTCGTCCAGCGGGCGGGCGTGCCGCGGATCCGGCGTCGTACGGCCCGACATGGCCAGCCGCTGCGCGTCCCGGATCGCGAACCGGGTCCGCTCGACCTCCGCCTGCGGATCCTTCTGCACCGAATTCAGCCGCCGCAGCCGGTCCCCGGCGGCCGACACCGCCTCGTCGGTGGTGTTCAGCAGCGCCCGTACCGTCGACAGCAGCGCCGTCGCGTCCGGCCAGCGCTGGGCGTCCCGCGCGGACTGCGCCTCCCGCAGCTTCGCCTCCGCCTCCCGCACACTCCCGGCGGCCTGCTCCGGCACCTGTTGCAGGTCCTGCCAGCAGGCGACCGTGAACCGTCGCCGCAGCTCGCTGAGCACCGGCTCCACCTGCCCGGCGCGCGTACTCAGCGCCTGCGCCCGGGTGCGCAGCGACACCAGCCGGTGATCGATCTCGGCGGCCTGCTCCGGCAGCCGCACCGCGTCCGCCCGGATCGCCTCCGCCTCCCGCGCCACCCGCTCGGCGCGCTCCAGCGTCGGCTGCACGCCGTGCTGCCCCGCGCCCTGGTTGAGCCTGGTCAGCTCGGGGGAGAGAGCGGCGAGCCGGGCGGCCAGGTCGTCCGCCCTCAGCCCGGAGCCGCGGACGTCGTCGAGTGCGCCGGCGGCGGCGCTCAGGGCCTGCCGGGCCCGCTCCACGGAGGGCGCCACCCGCGCCAGTTGGGTCTCCGCCTTGCCGAGCAGCGGACCGAGGCCACTGCCGAAACGGTCCAGCTCCCTTTTGACGCCCAGCAGTTCGTCCTTGGCGGCGGTCAGGTCGACGCGCGCCCGGGAGGCCACGGAGGCCTCCAGGTCGTCACGGTCCAGGTCCTGGGCGTCGACGGCCTGGATGTAACGCTGACTGACCTCGTCGATGCGCCGTCCCAGCGCCTCGAAGGCGGCGACCGCGCGGCGGGCGTCCGGGGAGTCGTCGACGGCCGTGATCGTCTCGATCGAGATCCGCAGGTCGCGCTGGGCGCTGTCCAGCTCGTAGAAGGCGGCCGCGGCGGCGTCCTTGGCGGCCTGCGCCTCGGCCCGCTGGGTCTCGGCCCGCCCGCCGAACCAGCGCCGGGTGCCGCCGCCCGCGAAGGCAGCCGGCAGCGCGAGCAGGGCGAGCACCGGCAGGCCCATCAGTACGAGGACGTCACGGACGTCACGGGCGGCCGAGGTGCGCGCCGGGCTCGGACAGGCGCTCCGAGGCCGGGGCCGTGCATACGGCGAGTGCGGCTGTGCGGGGGTCGCCGGTGTCGCCGTCACATCCCTCTCCCGTGCTGTGGTCCGCCATGCGTGCGGTCATTCTCCCATTCGCGGCGGACGAACACACGGGCCGGTCAGTCAGCCGTACGAACTGTGATCCTTCCGTCGCCGGTGGTCGCGGACACCACGTGGGAGCTGGCGTCGTTCCGGGGCACGGAGACGTCCACCGAGCCGTCGCCGGTCTTCGTCGTCACCCGGTACGCGGCGTGCGGCAGCACCACGCTGATGGAGCCGTCCCCGGAATGCGTCTCCACCCGGTCCGGCACGATGGCCAGTTCGAGGCGGACCGAGCCGTCGCCGGTGGTGGCCCGCACCCGGCGGGAGGAGACCTCCGCCCGTACGGTCCCGTCGCCGGAGCGCAGCTCCAGGGGCCCGGTGGAGTCGGTGACGTGCACGGATCCGTCGCCGGTACGGATGCTCAGCGCGTCCTTGAAACCGCGCGCCCGTACGCTGCCGTCGCCGTCCTCGACCTTCACGGCGACCCCGTGCGGAACCTCGATCCGGTGCTTGGCCGAGCAGTCGGCGACGAACCCCGAGCACTTCATCCGCAGTACCAGCCGGTCGTCCCTCATGGACCAGGTCACCCTCGGATCGTTCCCGACCAGCACGGACCCGCGGAACCAGCGGGTGACCTCCACGGTCCCCGGCTTCGCCGAACCGGCGGCGACGATCTCCAGAGCCGAGTCGTCCGAGTCCACGGTCAGGGTGTCTCCGCGCAGGGCGAAGGAGTGCCGCTCGGGGCTGGTGTCGTCCTCGGCGGAGCCCCCGCAGGCCGTGGCCGTGGCGACCAGGACCACGAGGACACCGGCGACGGCGGCGACACGAGCGGGCACGGAACGGGACATGACGATCTCCCCCTGACGACGGACGACGAGCCCCCACGGCTCTGTGAAGACCGTAGAAAGAACCTCCGCCACGGAGAATCCGGCGGGCTACCGGACGGAGGGTGGGGTAAACCCCCGCAGCGCCGATCCGTTGACACGACGAAGGCCCAGGTCTCCGGGGTGTCACCCGTGGACCTGGGCCTTGGCCGTGCTGCAACCGGTGGGCGCGGACGGTTTCGAACCGCCGACATCCTGCTTGTAAGGCAGGCGCTCTACCCCTGAGCTACGCACCCGGACGAGTGGACAGCCTACCTTGCCGGGGGAGCTGTCCCGCAAACTCGTTGCCCGGCCCTCGGCGTCCCGTGGCGCTGCCAGGAGCGAGGCGTGGGTCAGGCGGTCGAGGGCGGGCTCCCGTCCTCGACCCCCGGGGGCTCGTGGGTGTGTTTCAGGTGGCTGCGGGCGCTGACGCCGTCCGGGCCGGGCAGTTCCGACCAGTAGCGGTGGGTGCTGACGAACACCGCGAGTTCGTGCTCGCGGCGGCGGAGCTTTTCGACCGCGGCCTGCTCGTCCGGTGTCCAGCCCGGTGAGGCCGGCCGCTCCACCTTGCGCCAGCCGCCGTCGTCGCTGAACCCGTCCAGCGGCTCGACCGACCAGGGCAGCCGCTTGAGCAGGGCCGACAGCTCGGCCCGTACCTGGTGCAGCTCCTCCTGACCGGCGAGGAGGTCACTCGGGAAGTCATAGCGCGTAGCCACGCCGCAATGGTACGCCTGTTCGAATTTGGCCCGCGACCGCAATGCGGGGGGTTCATGTGTTCGACTTCGCTCCGGGTGGCGGGAGCGGCTTTCGCGCAGGGGCTCTCACGTAGCAACGCGGATGTCGGGGCCGGGGCACGGCCCGTACCGTCCCGGCCGTGGAGAACACCGTGAACACCCGCGCGCCGACCGCAGGCGCTGCTGGGCGTGCCGCACTGAGTGATGCCGGCCCTCGGCCAGGTCGCCGCCCGAGGACGGTGCGGCGGGGCGCTTGCGCGGTGGGCGCGGGGCGTGCTGACACTGGGGGCATGTGCCGGAGCATCAAGACACTGCGCCCGCCCGTGTTGCCCGAGCAGGCGACCGAGGAGGAGATCCGTGCGGCCGCGTTGCAGTACGTGCGGAAGGTCTCGGGGTTCCGGGCGCCTGCCGCGCACAACCAGGAGGTCTTCGACCGGGCGGTCGACGTGATCGCGCAGGCCACGCAGGAGCTGCTGTCGGGGCTGGAAGTGCGGCGGCGGGCGGCGTCCAGGGCCGGGTGACGGCCGGGCGGGGCCGAGTGGCGGGTGATGGGGAGCGCCGGGTGCGGCGTCCGTCGCCGGACTTGTCCTACGACGCCTCGGCCGGCTTCAGCGGGCGTCGCATCAGGTACGCCGCTCCCGCGCCCGCCGCGAAGAGCGCCGCCACCGACACGCAGGTCGCCAGCCAGGCGGCGCCCAGCCAGCGGGTGCCGAAGTAGCCGAGGGCCACGCTGTAGGTGGCCCAGGACAGGCCCGCCAGCGCGGACCAGGGCAGGAACTCCCGGACCCGGCGGTGTGCCGCGCCGGCGCTGAAGGAGACCACCGAGCGGCCGGCCGGGGCGAAGCGGGCGAGGACCACCAGCGCGCCGCCGCCGCCCCGGGACAGGGCCGCGCCGAGCCGTTCCTGCGCCCTGCTCAGCCGCCGGGAGCGGGAGATCGCGCGGTCCAGGCGCTCGCCGCCGCGCCGGGCCAGACGGTAGGCGACGAGGTCACCCAGCACGGACGCCGTCGCCGCGCAGAGGGTCAGGGCCAGGATGTCGGGCACGTTCTGCGGGACGTGACCGGTCGCCGCGCCGGTGCCCGCGGCCGCCGCCGTGGCGGCCGTCACTATCAGCACGCCGCTGGGCAGGACCGGCAGGAACACATCCAGCAGTACGGACGCGGCCACCATGACGTAGATCCATGGAGTGCCGATGAGTGACCCCACCCTCGCCACACTCTCCAGCACCGAGAACTCCCCCCGTCACCCCCGTGAACCGCGGACCGTGCCGCGGTGTCGCGCGGGAGCGGCAGGGGCGGCCTTGAACAGCCATACAGCGTACGCCGAAGTGTGACAGAAGTTTCATTGGGGGTTGATGTGATTACCGAGGCCTCGGCGTCCGTCCGGCCGGCCTTCGTCGCCCCGTACGGCACGGCGGCGGTACGGGGCGACGGAGGCGGGTGAGGAGGGCCGGGGGATCAGCAGGCGGCGAGGTAGTTCTGGAGCGCGCTCTTCTCAGCCGTGTCGACGGAGAGGTTGTAGTAGTACTTCACCTGCACCCAGGCGCGGACGTAGGTGCAGTGGTAGGACGTCTGGGTCGGCATCCACTGCGCCGGGTCCTTGTCGCCCTTCGAGCGGTTGGAGCTGGCCGACACGGCGATCAGCTGGGGGCGGGTCAGGTCGTTGGCGAACGCCTGGCGCTGGGCGGTGGTCCACTTGCTCGCGCCGGAGTCCCAGGCCTCGGAGAGCGGAACGACGTGGTCGATGTCGAGGCTGGAGGAGACGGTGAAGGTGACGCCGTCGTACGCCGACTTCCAGCTGCCGCTGACGGCCGCGCAGTTGGCGTCGGTGACGACGTTCGAGCCGTCCCGCTGGAGGACCGTCTCGCGGGTGTCGCACTTGCCGCTGATGGTGATCCAGTGCGGGAAGAGGGCGCGGTCGTAGCCGGTGTGGTTCGGCGTCGCGACGGTGAGCGAGGCGAGGTAGGTGCGGGCGGTGGCCGCGCTGACGGGGGTGGGGAGGGCGGCGGAGGCGGTCGGGCCGTTCAACAGGCCTATGGAGGCTATGAGTCCGGTGATCGCCGCGACTATGCTGAGTCGTTGACGCGCGTAGAGCTTGAACCTGCGGGACATGCGAACTCCCTTGGGGGTGAGGGGCGTTGGGTGCGAGCAGGGGGGCGAGGGAATGCTCGCCGCGCAGTGTTGCGGGCGGGTGAGCGTGCGGTGAGAAGTTAGTGACGTGTGCATGACACGGCAAGGGGTGCGACTGGACTCGCTGTTCGCTGTGATGTGGATCTCGGTGCCGGGCGGGTCGCGCGGGCGGTCGCGTACGATGGGGGCGCGGAAGGGGAGTAGCTCTTCGCCGGACCGTCGACATACTGCTCAGCTCGGCTGAGCCGGCGCCCGGAGGCGGACCTCGTGAGTGAGGTCGGCCAGCGAGACCTTCGGTAAGCAGTGCACGCCCGTGCCGTACGGCAGGGGTGAACCGTGTGCTGCCCTGCCGAGGCGTCTTGTCGCACCAGTCGCAGCACTCTCGGCGGGGTGGCCCCGACCGATTGAGGAACAGTGATCACCTTCAGCGTCCTGGCGCTCGTCTTCGGCGTCGTCTTCCTCGCGGAGTTGCCGGACAAGACGGCACTCGCGGGGCTCGTCCTCGGTACGCGCTACCGGGCCTCGTACGTCTTCGCCGGCGTCGCCGCCGCGTTTCTGCTGCACGTGGTGCTGGCCGTGGCGGCCGGCAGCGTGCTGACGCTTCTGCCGCAGCGGATCGTGCACGCGCTGACGGGCGTGCTGTTCCTCGGTGGCGCGGCCATGCTGCTGCTGAAGAAGGACGACGGTGAGGAGGACGTCCGGCGGCCCGAGGACCAGTCCTTCTGGAAGGTCGCGGGGACGGGTTTCATGCTCATCCTGGTCGCGGAGTTCGGTGACCTCACGCAGATCATGACGGCGAACCTAGCCGCTCGTTACGACGATCCGCTGTCGGTGGGGCTGGGGGCGGTGCTGGCGCTGTGGGCGGTGGCGGGGCTGGGCATCGTGGGCGGCAAGGCGCTGATGCGGCGGGTGCCGCTGGCGTTGATCACGAAGGTCGCGGCGTTGCTGATGGCGGGGCTGGGGGTGTGGAGCCTGTGGGAGGCGGTGGCGTGACGGGGGTTTTGGTCAGGAGGTCCTGCCTTGGGGCTCCGCCCCGGATCCCGCGGCGGGGCTCTGCCCCTGCGCCCCGCTTTGCCCGGCCGCTTCGGCCCCGGCTCCGGGGGTGTGGTGGCCAGATGCCCGGATGTTTTGTACCGTGGAGAAACAAAGTGGCTCCCGTCCGCTTTCCCTGACCGGTGGACGGGGCCGCCTTGTTTCTTCGGGGGCGTGCTCCCACGCCCCCCTTCGCTGTGTCTTGGAGTTGCCGATGACGGCCACCGCCGTGTTCACCGCCCGCGCCCTCCTGCTGGACATGGACGGCACCCTCGTCAATTCCGACGCCGTCGTCGAGCGGATCTGGCGCCGTTGGGCCGACAGCCACGGGCTGGACGGTGACGAGGTGATGAAGGTCGTCCACGGTCGGCAGGGGCACGCCTCGATGGCCCTGCTGCTGCCGGACCGGCCCGTGGAGCGGAACCTCGCCGAGAACGCGCGCATGCTCGCCGAGGAGACTTCGGACATGGACGGCGTGATCCCGATCCCGGGGGCGGCGGAGTTCCTCGCGGGGCTGCGCGAGGTGCCGCACGCCCTCGTGACCTCGGCCGACGTGGCCCTGTCCACGGCCCGGATGGCCGCCGCCGGCCTGTCCCTGCCCGACGTGCGCGTCACCGCCGAGTCCGTCGGGGCGAGCAAGCCCGATCCCGAGGGCTTCCTCAAGGGCGCCGCCGAACTGGGTGTCGCGCCCGCCGACTGCGTCGTCTTCGAGGACTCCGGGGCGGGCATTGCGGCGGGCCGCGCCGCGGGCATGCGGGTGATCGGTGTCGGTCCGCGTGCCGGGTTCCACCGGCCGGACGCGGTCGTGCGGGACCTGACAGAGGTGCGGGTCGAGGCCGTGGGCGACGGGAGCGTCCGGTTGCACGTGGCCTAGCTGGTGCTGCGGAAGGCAACGTTTGCCCCGTCGCGACGCCCGGCACGCTCCCCCCGGCTCTTCGAGCAGGGGTCCCCGGAGCACGCACCGGACGCCGCTCCTTCACGGGCAAACGTTGCCTGCCGCGGCACTGGGGGTCTTTCGTTCGGGATCAGCCCGGCACGGTCCGAACGAGAGACCCCAGGTGCGCTGTTCCGGCCGCGTGCCCT from Streptomyces sp. 6-11-2 encodes:
- a CDS encoding DUF4097 family beta strand repeat-containing protein, with product MSRSVPARVAAVAGVLVVLVATATACGGSAEDDTSPERHSFALRGDTLTVDSDDSALEIVAAGSAKPGTVEVTRWFRGSVLVGNDPRVTWSMRDDRLVLRMKCSGFVADCSAKHRIEVPHGVAVKVEDGDGSVRARGFKDALSIRTGDGSVHVTDSTGPLELRSGDGTVRAEVSSRRVRATTGDGSVRLELAIVPDRVETHSGDGSISVVLPHAAYRVTTKTGDGSVDVSVPRNDASSHVVSATTGDGRITVRTAD
- a CDS encoding DedA family protein, whose amino-acid sequence is MVAASVLLDVFLPVLPSGVLIVTAATAAAAGTGAATGHVPQNVPDILALTLCAATASVLGDLVAYRLARRGGERLDRAISRSRRLSRAQERLGAALSRGGGGALVVLARFAPAGRSVVSFSAGAAHRRVREFLPWSALAGLSWATYSVALGYFGTRWLGAAWLATCVSVAALFAAGAGAAYLMRRPLKPAEAS
- a CDS encoding HNH endonuclease family protein, which gives rise to MSRRFKLYARQRLSIVAAITGLIASIGLLNGPTASAALPTPVSAATARTYLASLTVATPNHTGYDRALFPHWITISGKCDTRETVLQRDGSNVVTDANCAAVSGSWKSAYDGVTFTVSSSLDIDHVVPLSEAWDSGASKWTTAQRQAFANDLTRPQLIAVSASSNRSKGDKDPAQWMPTQTSYHCTYVRAWVQVKYYYNLSVDTAEKSALQNYLAAC
- a CDS encoding DUF2277 domain-containing protein translates to MCRSIKTLRPPVLPEQATEEEIRAAALQYVRKVSGFRAPAAHNQEVFDRAVDVIAQATQELLSGLEVRRRAASRAG
- a CDS encoding HAD-IA family hydrolase, producing the protein MTATAVFTARALLLDMDGTLVNSDAVVERIWRRWADSHGLDGDEVMKVVHGRQGHASMALLLPDRPVERNLAENARMLAEETSDMDGVIPIPGAAEFLAGLREVPHALVTSADVALSTARMAAAGLSLPDVRVTAESVGASKPDPEGFLKGAAELGVAPADCVVFEDSGAGIAAGRAAGMRVIGVGPRAGFHRPDAVVRDLTEVRVEAVGDGSVRLHVA
- a CDS encoding TMEM165/GDT1 family protein; amino-acid sequence: MITFSVLALVFGVVFLAELPDKTALAGLVLGTRYRASYVFAGVAAAFLLHVVLAVAAGSVLTLLPQRIVHALTGVLFLGGAAMLLLKKDDGEEDVRRPEDQSFWKVAGTGFMLILVAEFGDLTQIMTANLAARYDDPLSVGLGAVLALWAVAGLGIVGGKALMRRVPLALITKVAALLMAGLGVWSLWEAVA
- a CDS encoding amidase domain-containing protein, which translates into the protein MALAPNWSAGAAVTDDPTVDAATRATFQKLADAVFTDRTQALVDDAPGSRGRHHRLTSGFSGKVRLSGTQSREETSALDQLRGRKARLAKLGEKYSAAKTSVSLDATQVKGRDAKVAVTETTTLTYRRVRGNEPKTTGFQAHHELTFRADQQGNWQLTRIRDTDDGVAVNQIAAPPVVTPPTAKPSTTAPTAKASTKAPTPAPTTPAPTTAAPTTAAPAASSTAPSVAADGNPPSAPRAAITTKPPAAPKNLSGGAYDYKAMAAYATKYWNNYNPDYPDFNGAGAGGDCTNFVSQSLKAGGWKHEPGYTYDFHKWFGNSEIQSDSFVGVNEFSWFALSSKRVTSLANVYQMDIGDVLQVDFNRDGSKDHSMIVTSRTAQGVPYLSYHSTNTYNRSVASIIASYPDAYYYAYRT